From Gammaproteobacteria bacterium, one genomic window encodes:
- a CDS encoding response regulator, which translates to MSNGEQPTLLVVEDSPEDYEMICRGLRHADVAANIEHCIDGDAALEHLAGCATAQLPDLVLLDLNLPGTDGRDVLRAMQGDARIASVPVVVFSNSSNSNDVSACYKLGANSFIEKPLGPAAFKTVMQQLRDYWLDLVRLPSR; encoded by the coding sequence ATGAGCAACGGCGAGCAACCGACGCTACTGGTGGTCGAGGACAGCCCGGAAGACTACGAGATGATCTGCCGCGGCCTGCGCCACGCTGACGTTGCCGCCAATATCGAGCACTGCATCGACGGTGACGCCGCGCTGGAGCACCTGGCTGGCTGTGCGACCGCGCAACTGCCAGACCTGGTTTTGCTCGACCTCAACCTGCCAGGCACCGATGGCAGGGATGTACTGCGCGCGATGCAGGGCGATGCCCGGATTGCGTCGGTTCCGGTTGTGGTGTTCAGCAATTCCAGCAACAGCAACGACGTCAGTGCCTGCTACAAACTGGGCGCCAACAGCTTCATCGAAAAGCCGCTGGGACCGGCGGCGTTCAAGACCGTCATGCAGCAGCTGCGCGACTACTGGCTGGACCTGGTCCGGCTGCCATCACGCTGA
- a CDS encoding diguanylate cyclase translates to MSKSGEGRAAPTPFTPAGVSGVPRLLVVDDSPETRYIYRRLLQKADYTHAFEEADTVADALRRLRNEKFDCVLLDFCLPDGDGLDLLKALAPDTSVNTPVIMITGEGSEPVAVEAMKLGAKDYLVKDNITQDRLVGTLDYAMDQAQTERALLVYREELEQASVTDPLTGLHNRRYLSEHLQIELQRCARYGSPLSLLMIDLDHFKALNDRYGHVVGDKVLQEFAAMLRRVARNTDIVARYGGEEFCVVLTNTDFAGGAHLAERICEEARAMRHDDGAGGQLTVTCSTGMATASDEGEPQVLIERADKALYRAKRLGRDQACLAEVPVTASA, encoded by the coding sequence ATGTCAAAAAGTGGAGAAGGCAGGGCTGCCCCGACACCGTTTACGCCGGCCGGCGTAAGCGGCGTACCACGATTGCTTGTCGTCGATGACTCACCGGAAACCCGTTATATCTATCGGCGGCTGCTGCAGAAAGCCGATTACACCCACGCTTTCGAGGAAGCAGATACTGTAGCCGATGCACTGCGGCGGTTGCGCAACGAAAAGTTTGATTGCGTGCTGCTGGATTTCTGCCTGCCCGATGGCGACGGACTGGATTTACTCAAAGCTCTGGCTCCGGATACTTCCGTCAACACGCCGGTCATCATGATCACCGGCGAAGGCAGCGAGCCTGTGGCGGTAGAGGCAATGAAACTGGGCGCCAAAGACTACCTGGTCAAGGACAACATCACGCAGGACCGGCTGGTGGGGACACTCGACTATGCAATGGACCAGGCGCAGACCGAACGTGCCCTGCTTGTTTATCGCGAGGAACTGGAGCAGGCATCAGTCACCGACCCGCTGACCGGGCTGCACAACCGCCGCTACCTGTCGGAGCACCTGCAGATTGAACTGCAGCGCTGTGCCCGCTACGGCTCACCGCTGTCGTTGCTGATGATAGACCTTGATCACTTCAAGGCGCTCAATGACCGCTATGGCCATGTGGTCGGCGACAAGGTATTGCAGGAGTTTGCCGCGATGTTGCGCCGCGTGGCGCGCAACACCGACATCGTGGCGCGCTACGGTGGCGAGGAATTCTGCGTTGTCCTGACAAATACGGATTTTGCCGGCGGCGCACATTTGGCCGAGCGAATCTGCGAGGAAGCCCGCGCCATGCGTCATGACGACGGTGCGGGCGGACAGCTGACTGTGACCTGCAGCACCGGCATGGCTACGGCCAGTGATGAAGGTGAGCCACAAGTGCTGATTGAGCGCGCTGACAAGGCACTTTACCGGGCAAAACGCCTCGGTCGCGACCAGGCCTGTCTCGCCGAAGTACCCGTAACGGCGTCAGCCTAG
- a CDS encoding adenylate/guanylate cyclase domain-containing protein, with amino-acid sequence MQQKKDDRAINTPAERRLAAILSADVVDYTRLVAEDDARTLAAMNTHRAAIAGLVRLHSGRIVDAVGDNVLAEFASAVDAVECALEIQSHTAETESGNGASQLRFRIGINVGELVVDGERIAGDGVNIAARVQALAPPGGVAITGTVLDHVADRLPVEVRDQGQKELKNVPRPVRVLFVDTHDSQQPGTSTTDAVPGFAGRHAIAVLPFTNLSQDVEQEYFAQGLAEDLINRLSALRLYPVIARNSSFAYKGDDRDAREIGKLLGAHYLVSGSVRRSGNKIRVNVALVHTHDQTQLWSQRYDRELSDIFELQDEITESIAASLSPVLSHSEIRHAMQRTPQDLDSWDCIHRGIWHLTQGTRDDNIAAKKWAQRALEMKTDSASAYTLMAFAHQYDIIYKWSESQEDSTRLAVQTAEKAVALDPDDPMALTALGYACNLTGNQLRAITLLERATHLNPSSALGHWALGSALTLAWRPDEGIPMIQKAIRLSPGDPLMHEFLFSLGAAHFVAGRYEQAIEYARKSLAARPGQPGAMRLLAASLGFLGKGEEGAAALQEMMTLVPFMSESHLKTFLPADIADLYLRGMRAAGWSR; translated from the coding sequence GTGCAGCAAAAAAAGGATGACAGGGCCATAAACACGCCTGCAGAGCGCCGTCTGGCAGCGATCCTCAGCGCCGATGTCGTTGATTACACTCGGCTTGTAGCCGAAGACGATGCCCGCACGCTGGCCGCCATGAATACCCACCGGGCGGCCATTGCCGGACTGGTGCGGCTGCACAGCGGCCGGATAGTCGATGCGGTCGGTGATAACGTGCTGGCGGAGTTTGCCAGCGCGGTGGATGCGGTCGAATGCGCCCTGGAAATCCAGAGCCACACGGCTGAAACCGAGAGCGGCAACGGGGCGTCGCAGCTGCGGTTTCGGATCGGCATCAATGTCGGCGAGCTGGTGGTCGATGGAGAGCGTATCGCCGGTGACGGTGTGAATATCGCTGCCCGGGTGCAGGCGCTGGCGCCGCCGGGCGGCGTGGCAATCACCGGAACTGTGCTGGACCATGTGGCCGACCGGCTGCCGGTCGAGGTCAGGGACCAGGGGCAGAAAGAGCTCAAGAACGTGCCGCGCCCCGTGCGGGTGCTTTTTGTCGATACGCACGACAGTCAGCAGCCAGGCACGTCGACCACCGATGCGGTGCCGGGTTTTGCCGGACGTCACGCAATCGCGGTGTTGCCGTTTACCAATCTCAGCCAGGATGTCGAGCAGGAGTATTTCGCGCAGGGACTGGCCGAAGACCTGATCAACCGGCTTTCTGCATTACGCCTTTATCCGGTTATCGCCCGCAATTCGAGCTTTGCTTACAAGGGTGACGATCGTGATGCCCGCGAAATCGGCAAGCTGCTTGGTGCCCATTACCTGGTCTCCGGTTCAGTACGCCGATCCGGCAACAAGATTCGGGTAAACGTCGCCCTGGTACACACCCATGACCAGACACAGTTGTGGTCTCAGCGCTACGACCGCGAGCTGTCTGACATCTTCGAGCTGCAGGACGAAATCACCGAGTCGATCGCCGCGTCGCTGAGCCCGGTGCTCTCGCATTCGGAAATTCGTCATGCGATGCAGCGAACGCCGCAGGATCTCGATTCCTGGGACTGCATCCACCGCGGCATCTGGCACCTGACCCAGGGCACGCGCGATGACAACATAGCCGCCAAGAAATGGGCGCAGCGCGCCCTCGAGATGAAGACCGACTCGGCCAGCGCCTATACCCTGATGGCATTTGCCCACCAGTACGACATCATCTACAAGTGGTCGGAGTCGCAGGAAGACTCGACGCGCCTCGCGGTTCAGACGGCGGAGAAAGCCGTAGCGCTCGATCCTGACGACCCGATGGCGCTGACAGCGCTGGGGTACGCCTGCAACCTCACCGGCAACCAGCTACGCGCGATTACGCTGCTGGAGCGCGCCACACACCTCAATCCCAGTTCGGCCCTGGGTCATTGGGCGCTGGGGTCTGCGCTGACCCTGGCATGGCGCCCCGACGAAGGGATTCCGATGATCCAGAAGGCAATACGGCTGTCGCCGGGTGATCCGTTGATGCACGAGTTCCTGTTCAGTCTCGGGGCAGCGCACTTTGTGGCGGGTCGCTACGAGCAGGCAATAGAGTATGCGCGCAAGAGCCTGGCTGCGCGGCCGGGCCAGCCTGGCGCCATGCGCCTGCTGGCAGCTTCGCTGGGGTTCCTTGGCAAGGGCGAAGAGGGGGCGGCAGCGTTGCAGGAGATGATGACGCTGGTGCCGTTCATGTCCGAGTCACATCTCAAGACTTTCCTGCCGGCCGATATTGCCGACCTGTACCTGCGCGGCATGCGTGCCGCGGGCTGGAGCCGCTAG